The Bacteroidota bacterium nucleotide sequence AGCGAACATCAGCGTGTCGAACCGGCAATCCTTACTCCTGCAGTGCTGTAAAAAATGTTTGAGTCATTTCGGGGGACTTGCGCACGAGATTCGAGTCTTTACATTCGGCGATCAGCTCTTCAATCGTCTTGTGAGTTAACGGATGAACCGTGCTCGGCCCAATCTCGGCAAGAGGCTGAAGAACGAATCTGCGGTTCAGCATCTCCCTGTGGGGAATGACGATCGTCGGTGTATCAATCACGCGATCCCCGAACAACAAAATATCGATATCGATTTCCCGCGGTCCCCAGCGGGCTCTCCCCACCCGGCCGATCGCCTTTTCTATGAACTTGATGTGTGCGTAAAGC carries:
- the folK gene encoding 2-amino-4-hydroxy-6-hydroxymethyldihydropteridine diphosphokinase, with product MEHVFLGIGSNVGDRLRFLGDAVLKLRSVPATRVVKVSSVYETEPVGIKNQSDFLNAAVAVQTAIGAEELYAHIKFIEKAIGRVGRARWGPREIDIDILLFGDRVIDTPTIVIPHREMLNRRFVLQPLAEIGPSTVHPLTHKTIEELIAECKDSNLVRKSPEMTQTFFTALQE